From Amaranthus tricolor cultivar Red isolate AtriRed21 chromosome 4, ASM2621246v1, whole genome shotgun sequence:
AGGTTAAGAGGTCGgagttttgtgtttttttcctGAACTtataaactttgatactttaatgtttgtaattcgtaaaaaataaacatttaggCTGTCATTCGTAAAAACGTTAAAGTTTAAAggtaattcacaaattattcttaaagtaatagGAGTAGTAAAATTCGTACGAATccaaattaagtttttataatttataaagattaaatttaaaccattttttttttaaatcatcgTTGTTGAGCCCAGCAAATATCAAAGGACCTCAAGTACAATTCTCTGTTTTTCAGATTTTCCCCCTCTTTTTACCATCATCCACTTTCTCATACAGATACTACTATACAACCCAATTCCTCATTTTGGCTAGGATGTATCTCtctgttttctttttaaaaattaaatttaattagtaTGAAATTATGAACAGATTGAAACCCCAATTTGtcacctttttttctttttcttctacaGGTTATTTCCTGCCATATTTAGTTCTCTTTTTAacttcatttaaccataaataatcctattttcttttttaaatctCAACTTTAAAGATCATTTATTGTTAATTTCTTGGTTAAATGATTATTACTGATTAAATTTGCTTTACCTTTTGGATTAATGAAGGACAATGTAAGGATACTGATCAGAAAAACAAGCATGGAAATGACAGGTGGAATGAGGATAAATCTGAACCGTTGATCAACCTTGGTCTTGGAATAGGTGGGTCCAGTTTCTGCGATATAGGAAGTTCTGAACACAGAAGAAAAGACAACAGCTTTAACAGAACTTTGATGGTAGATAACAAGGAAGAGGAAGATGATCATCATGATCTTTATGATGATTATGATCAATTGGTGGAGAAAAAGGAGTGCAGGAAATGTTCAGTGGTCAGGTTTACAGAGGAACAACTGGAAGAACTAAATAGACAATTGTTAATATTTAAGTACTTTGTTTGGGGTATACCTGTTCCTTTTCAACTTCTTATATCTCTTTGGAGAAAGTTTTCTTGCTCCTCTCTTCCTCAAGACTCACAATCTTTTCCTATTTGTAAGTCAAATTCTATTTTGtttgataatttatttaattactttaaaagtcTTCAACTTTGACTAATTTTTGAAATCTTTATGTTAATTGTGCTGCTTGTTGGATTCTTACATATGAACATTATGATTTAAATTTTggattaaattttattgttcaTATTGCTTGTTCATTTTGGCCATCCGTTGATTTCGGGTGAAATGTACTGCTTGTTCATTTTGTTCATATGCTTGTTCATATAGTAATTGTGCTGTTGCTCATTTTGGTCCTTCCGTCAATTTCGGGTCAAATGTTTTGGGTCGGTTTAAATCATATTTTctgtttatattgatttttataaatTCATTCTCAAGTCGGATACGGTTACAAAATCGGGTAGTCAGGTTTTGAAGACTTCTAAACTTTACATGAACTCCAAAGTATTATTGATTTTAACTCTGTTATACCCAAAGATAGTTTAGGTGGAAGAGGAGCGCTCATTCCTTTTGCTTGAAGCCCTCACTCTGTGAGGCTAGAACCAGAGGAGTGTGCTGACACAATGGAGCTCTCCCTTTTGTCAGACTCCTCGGATTTTAGCTGTTAGCTCTTTATTTCTTTCTTATTGCTTGTTTAATGATTCCAAACGTTGACATTTGATTCGTGCtgattactttatattttaacagCTCTTTATATTGATTTCCTCCTTTAACTTGATTGATTAAATCAGAGTGTTTTTTCCCATCAAAATATgatttaattatattgatttcCTCCTTTAactcattattatttattattcttcTCTTATTCGTATTCTTTCCATTCAACTTGATCATAATGGTGTGTGCACAAAACCATTCTTGGATAAGTGCATAAGCAAAAGTGGATAGTGTGGTCACCTTGCGCTAAGAGGAGACACTCTACAAATATCTTCGATAAGCTAGAGACTCGCGTCTCACACGGAACTTCTAAAACATTATCTTATACCACATTGTGTTTTGTTCGATTCCATTTTGCGTGTGTTCCATCGTCCAATTTCACCCTATCATACAACAAATTCAGTGGTATTTTCTTAGCCTGTTAAGGTGTTTGATGTGATTTTGcttgatttcttttatttattgaacTTTGTAGCTTAATTTTACTATAAATTTTCACTTTTAATTGGTTGCTTAATGTGATTTTGAGTTTTCAAACTTCATCTGCTTTACTTTTAAGGAGACCATAATGTGTAAGTGATCAATGATAGTTGTGGACTGCCAACTACTTGATCATATTAGATTTGGAACTCAGTATGAGAAGTTACTAGGGAAGTAGGTTTGACTTGTAATGCTACATTCGAATTTATcagtaagttttgtttttagcACTCCTATTCCAATCTTTTGATATTAAGGCTATAGTTTTTGTATTAAAACTTAACCTAGTGATAAAATTTAAGAGGTATAATACAAGTATTTGAATTGTGAAGTTGTATGTTACTTGAAATCACGATTACTAAGATTTGGTTTGAGAATGATTTTGTTGGGATTAAAGGATTTGACATTGTTTTTGTTGGTTCGAAAATGGATTGCAGTACAAGCATTAAACGGAAGAAGATTCCATTACCAGCAAGCTATGGAGACTAATCTGCAGCCCGGGAGGTGCAGGAGGACTGATGGCAAGAAATGGAGGTGCCAGCAAGTCGTAATTCCAAATGAGAAATATTGCGAGAAGCACATGCATCGAGGTAGTAAGCGTTCAAGAAAGCTTGTGGAAGCCTCTCCTAATGCTGGAACCCCCAAAGGAATCAGCTTAAACCCAAATACAAATATTAACAGTGGTAGTAGCAAGGCTCAATTCCTGGTCAACGTTGATCAGAACGGCTCAAGTATGGTTATGATGAGAACTCCGAGCTTGAACAATACTACTGCCAAGAGTGATCGGAACAAGAACCAACATAACGAGACAAAGTCTAGTATTGTCACGAGTCCAAGAAGTTCCGTCACCAACCCAGCTTCAGGATTCGATTTTTCTCCCAAAAGTGTTCTTCCAAATGGTTAGTCTTATTACTTGTACATTACATTCTTTTAGCTTGTATTTGTGTGATTGTGTCAAATCTTCTGATTCCTGCATATTTTGGGTGCCTATTTGTTAATGTTGGTAGCTTTTATGTTTTTAGTTTCGTCCTTTTTTCTTGATCTTGCTGTTTTAATAAGCTACGTTTCTTCTTTCTTTGGGCTGATGATTCTACATTCGTGTTTTCTATACGATTTCTTGAATTAACTTTGATTGATCAGCTCttcgtgtaaaaaaaattgaattttgtcgCTCAAATTCTACATTTAGAGGTGTTTATCGCTAAGTTGCAGGTACGATATGCGCTAGGATTGAAACCTGTAAGAAGAACACAGAATCCGAACCAAGGTGCAAAAGAACCGATGGAAAGAAGTGGCGGTGCAAGAAGGGTGTTGTTCCGTATCAAAAGTACTGTGAACAGCATATCAATAGAGGCAAAGCCCGCTCAGGAAAGCCGCCTTATCTGGGTTCATCAGCATCCAGAGAATCTCGATGTGCTGCTCATGGTTCAACTTCCACTGCCAAATCCTTTGAGACAGAAGTGAAAGAACAGATCAAAGTGGGGTTGGATACGAGCCTGAAGATTTCGCTTCCCACAACTCCAGCTGAAGATAATGGGAGCAGCTCCAGCAGTGAGGCtactgaaagtgatgatgagaaCACTGGTGTTTGGGACATAATTGCTCTTTCTCCTTGACAATTTGAAGGGGTTATCAGAACAATGATGGTTTTTGGATCTTAAATATAATGTTAATGTAAAtagattattattaaatatggtAGATTACCATAGTTGGGTTTATCTTCATACATTATTATGTAGAGGAAACTTTAACCTCATTTTGCATGTTTTTGGTGAGCCTCTCTAAATGTTTATTCAGCTTTATGTTTGCATTCTTTTAAGAGCTGATCTTGGACGAGACGGCCTCGCAATAAGACTCTCAATTTGGATCAACTCAATTCGCGCGTCTAACAACCTCATATGTTTTCTCtcgtttttttttccaatttttgggcattttcaattttgattttaaatgtatcaattttgaatttaaatgtatcaatttcaacttaaaataaactttaaacagattaattaaaataaaaaattttaattttgacctaTAACTGATCAATTTTGATGTGGAACTGattaatttctacctaaatatggttctgtttCATAATTTGAGAACaaagttaataaaataatattattttatcattttataaataaatttcaaacaacaaatgaatggtcaataacactatcaataatagtgttaaaacattgtacTAGACAACATAAGTACTCAtattcaatgcaacatgatggttctaatagaatataagagtacttgtattctttaatcatcgattaataatagtgatattactctttttttaacatgtttatatatatatatatatatttgtaaatagttgaaattgaatatgttaatagttaaattatcacaattaatgttttattatctaactcaattttgaacatATAAGCATCAATTatcgttttcaaaataagtattcaaagtctataaagatattgtataggttgtaattcaaattgaatatgttaatagttaattTATGACATATAATTTGACAATGATGTTTCAGTATCTAACTTAATTTTGAACTTCCAGTCTTTAGttatcgttttaaaaataagtatttaaattgtatagatgtattgtatagcatttagttcaaatttaatatgttaataattttaacactattattgatagttttatcgaaattcatccatagaatgatagaataTTACCATTTTATAAAACTTCATTATGAAATTGTAAAATataaccatatttaggtagaaattgataagtttaacgtcaaaattgatcacttataggtccaaattgaaattttttattttaattgatctgtttCAGTTTTACTTTACattaaaattgatacctttaaagtcaaaattgatatctttaaggtcaaaattcataaatgcccaaacaaatgaaaaaatcaAGGGAAAGTGTATCATAATGAGACCGTAtcgtccaagtttttgtatTCTTTTAATCCTGATAGAAGCAGCAATGATAGATTGTACAACGTTACTCTAATAATGGTAAATTATAAATTACAGATAATAAATGGAGCAAAATAAGTGGATCGAGAAAGATATTAGAGTTCATATTAAGTGGTAATGTAATATGTGATCAAActaactttttaatttataaaattcatttcaaggcattcataaaattcaataaaattcaTGAAACAGTTGTAGAAATTAACCacattttaatcaaaaatttaacgtctaaatattttaattagtaatggtagtaattaaaaaaaaaattctacg
This genomic window contains:
- the LOC130810224 gene encoding growth-regulating factor 7-like, which produces MNRLKPQFVTFFSFSSTGQCKDTDQKNKHGNDRWNEDKSEPLINLGLGIGGSSFCDIGSSEHRRKDNSFNRTLMVDNKEEEDDHHDLYDDYDQLVEKKECRKCSVVRFTEEQLEELNRQLLIFKYFVWGIPVPFQLLISLWRKFSCSSLPQDSQSFPILQALNGRRFHYQQAMETNLQPGRCRRTDGKKWRCQQVVIPNEKYCEKHMHRGSKRSRKLVEASPNAGTPKGISLNPNTNINSGSSKAQFLVNVDQNGSSMVMMRTPSLNNTTAKSDRNKNQHNETKSSIVTSPRSSVTNPASGFDFSPKSVLPNGTICARIETCKKNTESEPRCKRTDGKKWRCKKGVVPYQKYCEQHINRGKARSGKPPYLGSSASRESRCAAHGSTSTAKSFETEVKEQIKVGLDTSLKISLPTTPAEDNGSSSSSEATESDDENTGVWDIIALSP